The following coding sequences lie in one Rutidosis leptorrhynchoides isolate AG116_Rl617_1_P2 chromosome 4, CSIRO_AGI_Rlap_v1, whole genome shotgun sequence genomic window:
- the LOC139842645 gene encoding uncharacterized protein, translating to MISTNSRKRTRSTSDDDSAEAKRVLLDILDDSDSYTLSQDLDSFMKSFQDEISPAPDVLTESGESQPELGFLFEASDDELGLPPTEKSRDLAVSVEDSELWGLDEQITSYDSFEYEYGYGDVNITSNVYNSNISGGEYVALDGLFDHTDLGFGSSDLLWQPETLPAQ from the coding sequence atgatCTCAACGAATTCTAGAAAACGAACCCGGTCCACCTCGGACGATGACTCGGCAGAAGCCAAACGAGTTCTCCTCGACATACTAGATGACTCGGATTCATATACACTGAGTCAAGACCTGGACTCGTTCATGAAAAGCTTTCAAGACGAGATTTCACCAGCGCCGGACGTTTTGACTGAGTCCGGCGAGTCACAGCCGGAGTTAGGTTTTTTGTTTGAAGCTTCGGATGATGAACTCGGCTTACCTCCGACTGAAAAATCGAGAGATTTAGCTGTATCAGTTGAAGACAGTGAGTTATGGGGGTTAGATGAACAGATAACGAGTTATGACTCGTTTGAGTATGAATATGGTTACGGTGATGTGAATATTACGAGTAATGTTTATAATAGTAACATTAGTGGTGGTGAATACGTGGCGTTAGATGGATTGTTCGATCATACAGATCTAGGTTTTGGTTCGTCGGATTTGTTATGGCAGCCGGAAACTTTGCCGGCTCAGTGA